Proteins encoded within one genomic window of Platichthys flesus chromosome 13, fPlaFle2.1, whole genome shotgun sequence:
- the LOC133967542 gene encoding uncharacterized protein C13orf42 has product MFRKINNVFRPNQPGHRGRDAGGCRSEQDYHRACTVRLVRSTSMLVVGERRQTTAAEGSTLKRSKSSVSIESTLYYYQRQEDQIWLYSQNQNCLEYLEALVALRRRYTQSVSDLKSRDIQANVTSSRKKPAPPPPTKQEPVPRAKPSAPPVPTEQDTLQFFDSVIASCDEPPRKPNLDDGHADVDFIVASSSAEHDLHSNWVLRVPRVTDDSKEKAVRHCAKESKKKTKSGSTSSRLRLQRNPIHLPKAVESAFQTLRFKPKLKKEK; this is encoded by the exons ATGTTCAGGAAAATCAACAATGTCTTCCGTCCCAATCAGCCTGGACACAGAGGCCGGGATGCAGGTGGGTGCAGGAGTGAACAGGATTACCACAGAGCCTGCACCGTCAGGCTGGTACGCAGCACCTCCATGCTCGTGGTGGGGGAGAGAAGGCAGACGACGGCCGCCGAAGGCTCCACTTTAAAACGCAGCAAGAGCTCAGTGAGCATCGAGTCGACCTTGTACTATTACCAGAGGCAAGAGGACCAGATATGGCTGTACTCTCAGAACCAGAACTGCCTGGAGTACCTGGAGGCCCTGGTGGCTCTGAGGCGGCGCTACACCCAGAGTGTGAGCGACCTGAAGAGCAGAGACATCCAGGCCAACGTGACATCCTCCAGGAAGAAGCCTGCACCCCCACCGCCCACGAAACAGGAACCT GTACCAAGAGCCAAACCCTCTGCTCCTCCGGTCCCCACAGAGCAGGACACTCTGCAGTTCTTTGACTCGGTCATCGCCAGCTGCGATGAGCCTCCCCGTAAACCTAACCTGGATGATGGACATGCAGATGTGGACTTCATAG TCGCCTCCAGCTCAGCTGAACACGACCTCCACTCCAATTGGGTCTTGCGGGTTCCTCGTGTCACCGATGACTCAAAGGAGAAGGCTGTTCGTCACTGTGCCAAGGAAAGCAAGAAGAAAACCAAGAGCGGGTCCACGAGCAGCAGGCTGCGGCTTCAGAGGAACCCGATCCACCTGCCCAAGGCGGTGGAGAGCGCCTTCCAGACTCTGCGCTTCAAgcccaaattaaaaaaagaaaagtga
- the nr0b1 gene encoding nuclear receptor subfamily 0 group B member 1: MASLEGCRCRGSSGRNNSSILYSILKSDSLVSTEEQQQQQHPQEQQQTLLHLLHKTSSSSSLSSSTTSASSGPASLQELRQQACSCGSARRRGVLRSPQVTCKAASAVLVKTLRFVKNVPCFRELPEDDQLVLIRSGWAPLLVLGLAQDRVDFETTETVEPSMLQRILTGLPERQSEPPAGPSTAAFGVSVVDIGAIRAFLKKCWSVDISTKEYAYLKGAVLFNPDLEGLRCLHYIQSLRREAHQALNEHIRLIHREDTTRFAKLLIALSMLRAISPPVVAQLFFRPVIGSVNIEEVLMEMFYGK; encoded by the exons ATGGCCTCGCTGGAGGGCTGCCGCTGCCGGGGATCCAGCGGCCGGAACAACAGCAGCATCCTCTACAGCATTTTGAAGAGTGACAGCCTCGTGAGCACcgaggaacaacaacaacaacaacatccacaagaacaacaacaaacactgctACACCTGCTCCACAagacgtcctcctcctcctccttatcctcctccaccacctcagcCTCCTCCGGGCCGGCCTCTCTGCAGGAGCTCCGGCAGCAGGCGTGCTCCTGCGGCTCGGCGCGGCGCCGTGGCGTCCTCCGCTCCCCGCAGGTGACTTGCAAAGCGGCGTCGGCGGTGCTGGTGAAGACGCTGCGCTTCGTGAAGAACGTGCCGTGCTTCCGGGAGCTGCCGGAGGACGACCAGCTGGTGCTCATCCGCAGCGGCTGGGCTCCGCTGCTGGTGCTCGGGCTTGCGCAGGACCGCGTGGACTTCGAGACCACGGAGACGGTGGAGCCCAGCATGCTGCAGCGCATCCTCACCGGCTTACCCGAGCGCCAGAGCGAGCCCCCGGCCGGGCCGAGCACAGCGGCGTTCGGGGTGTCGGTGGTGGACATCGGGGCGATCCGAGCTTTCCTGAAGAAGTGCTGGAGTGTGGATATCAGTACCAAGGAGTACGCGTACCTGAAAGGAGCCGTGCTCTTTAACCCGG ATCTGGAGGGTCTGCGCTGCCTCCACTACATCCAGTCCCTGCGCAGGGAGGCGCACCAGGCTCTGAACGAGCACATCCGGCTCATCCACCGCGAGGACACGACACGCTTCGCCAAGCTGCTCATCGCCCTGTCCATGCTGAGGGCCATCAGCCCGCCGGTGGTCGCCCAGCTCTTCTTCAGACCCGTCATAGGCAGCGTGAACATCGAGGAGGTGCTCATGGAGATGTTCTACGGGAAGTGA
- the LOC133967396 gene encoding TLR adapter interacting with SLC15A4 on the lysosome, which yields MLCEGRLFRMTFGESEEPDFLPPLKALQSAYGQPRAAATLMSGSATHAPPIHCTSPEPIGGIEDRRTSGDMNSPPPLSSSLLSAPLRRQISAEIEIPALDRSGSDAPFLVPSFCQSICQNYSDLHIGGDQVLPLSAQEPRLCTDAQPPGPFLQSCDVPPAVEDSLPGQTSQGGLLCPMRGGWRQGSGRDLSIMFRSRDGPFSNSLLNRYLEQKLLDLYQQYTMENMARDESDQGPVCPLMASELVLTSLDQITMKLSREGNVEANLAKDMVLSCLLRVAGDMQSSEISTPVLQISNEESREQLTENKEE from the coding sequence ATGCTTTGTGAAGGCAGATTGTTTCGCATGACCTTCGGTGAATCGGAGGAGCCGgacttcctccctcctctgaagGCTCTTCAGAGTGCTTATGGGCAGCCGAGAGCAGCTGCCACCCTCATGTCAGGCTCCGCTACACACGCCCCCCCCATTCATTGTACTTCCCCCGAGCCGATAGGTGGCATAGAAGACAGGAGGACTTCAGGGGATATGAACAGCCCCCCGCCactgtcctcttctctcctctcggCCCCTCTGCGCAGACAGATCTCTGCAGAGATAGAGATCCCAGCTCTGGATCGCTCGGGTAGCGATGCCCCTTTCCTGGTCCCCTCCTTCTGTCAGAGCATCTGCCAGAACTACAGTGACCTTCACATCGGAGGTGACCAGGTGCTGCCTCTATCAGCGCAAGAGCCGAGGCTCTGCACTGACGCTCAGCCTCCTGGCCCCTTCCTCCAGTCCTGTGATGTCCCCCCAGCTGTAGAGGATTCTCTACCAGGACAGACATCCCAGGGTGGGCTTCTGTGTCCAATGAGGGGAGGATGGAGACAGGGTAGTGGCCGTGACCTGAGCATTATGTTCCGAAGCCGAGATGGGCCATTCTCCAACTCCCTTCTAAATCGCTACCTGGAGCAGAAACTATTGGATCTGTACCAGCAATACACAATGGAGAACATGGCGAGAGATGAATCTGACCAAGGCCCCGTTTGCCCTCTGATGGCGTCAGAGTTGGTTCTGACCAGCCTGGACCAGATCACCATGAAGCTGAGTCGCGAGGGGAACGTGGAAGCCAACCTGGCCAAGGACATGGTCCTGAGCTGCCTGCTGCGGGTGGCTGGTGACATGCAGTCGAGTGAGATCAGTACACCCGTCCTGCAGATTTCCAACGAGGAGTCCAGGGAGCAGCTCACGGAGAATAAGGAGGAGTAA